Proteins from one Psilocybe cubensis strain MGC-MH-2018 chromosome 11, whole genome shotgun sequence genomic window:
- a CDS encoding NEDD8-activating enzyme E1 regulatory subunit, which translates to MSTVEATTTALVTESAPDNKTRRYDRQLRLWAASGQSALENARILVVSGGATATSILKNLVLPGVGHFTILDPLPVTPEDAGNNFFLDGLNSVGKSRAEEGVRLLLEMNDGVDGKADTRSLEEVLDTPGGKEWLGEFTLVIAVNLEKGPLERLAAVLWEEESFPPLVVVRPAGFLAEFYIQYHEHTVIESHPETAQSLQIDRPFPALLDYAMSLDFENMDVTDHGHVPYVVILVRVLEEWKKTHDGLPPQNAAEKVQFKKNILAMRKKPDEENFEEAEAQAYRAWTKTVVPSETRALFDDAKVISPSSVEAPFYKLVRALKKFVEGSGALPLTSTLPDMKASTSAYIDLQKLYKTRAEEEKEVFRGCLSEACGGDIKAIGEDMIDAFVKNSHALKLLRGKRWAALDEDHEALVLATQTSSKQLAVHLALSALSNFLAKSKTSGQTLSAEALTAEAQKLLPDGTELPEEFEDCVGEVVRSPTAELPNTAALLGGLVAQEAIKMITRQYVPINGYCIVDLVETWTGIL; encoded by the exons ATGTCGACAGTTGAAGCGACGACAACAGCATTGGTTACAGA ATCAGCACCGGATAATAAAACAAGGCGGTATGATCGTCAGCTTCG TCTATGGGCGGCATCGGGACAATCTGCACTCGAAAATGCCCGCATCCTCGTCGTTTCAGGGGGCGCGACTGCGACATCCATTCTGAAGAACCTCGTTTTACCAGGCGTCGGGCACTTTACCATTCTCGATCCACTACCAGTCACTCCTGAAGATGCAGGAAATAACTTTTTCCTTGATGGACTGAACAGCGTCGGGAAGAGCCGTGCGGAAGAGGGAGTCAGATTGTTGCTAGAGATGAATGACGGTGTGGATGGGAAGGCCGACACGCGGAGCCTGGAAGAGGTATTAGACACGCCGGGAGGAAAGGAGTGGCTGGGAGAGTTCACGCTTGTGATCGCTGTTAATCTGGAGAAAGGGCCACTGGAGAGACTGGCGGCAGTGTTGTGGGAGGAAGAAAGCTTCCCTCCGTTGGTTGTGGTGCGTCCTGCAGGATTCCTGGCAGAATTCTACATCCAGTACCACGAACATACAG TTATTGAAAGTCATCCGGAGACTGCACAATCACTTCAAATCGACAGACCATTCCCCGCACTGCTGGACTACGCGATGTCGCTCGATTTTGAAAACATGGACGTGACTGATCACGGCCACGTCCCTTATGTCGTCATCCTTGTACGCGTTCTTGAGGAATGGAAAAAAACA CACGACGGACTTCCGCCCCAAAATGCCGCTGAGAAAGTACAATTCAAAAAGAACATCCTTGCCATGCGTAAGAAGCCCGACGAAGAAAACTTTGAAGAGGCTGAAGCGCAGGCGTATCGTGCATGGACAAAGACTGTGGTACCCTCAGAAACCCGGGCTTTGTTCGATGATGCAAAAGTTATCTCCCCGTCCTCAGTGGAAGCCCCATTCTACAAACTTGTGAGAGCGTTGAAGAAATTCGTAGAAGGGAGCGGCGCGCTGCCTTTGACCAGCACGCTCCCAGATATGAAGGCGAGTACCAGTGCGTATATAGACCTCCAGAAGCTCTACAAGACTCGAgcagaagaggagaaagaggtaTTTAGAGGGTGCTTGAGCGAAGCGTGTGGTGGGGATATCAAAGCAATTGGAGAGGATATGATTGACGCTTTCGTGAAGAACTCACATGCTCTCAAACTTCTGAGAGGAAAGCGATGGGCAGCATTAGATGAGGACCACGAAGCTTTGG TACTAGCTACTCAAACAAGCTCTAAACAACTGGCTGTACACCTTGCGCTGAGCGCTTTATCCAACTTTTTAGCTAAATCAAAAACGTCTGGCCAAACGTTATCAGCCGAGGCACTCACCGCCGAAGCTCAGAAGTTGCTACCCGATGGAACCGAGTTGCCCGAAGAGTTTGAGGATTGCGTCGGTGAAGT TGTTCGCTCACCCACTGCCGAGCTTCCCAACACCGCTGCACTTCTAGGCGGGCTTGTTGCACAGGAGGCGATCAAGATGATCACACGACAGTATGTCCCCATCAATGGATACTGTATTGTAGATCTTGTGGAAACTTGGACCGGCATTCTTTGA
- a CDS encoding Pyranose dehydrogenase 1 — MTPAPWTLRSHACFFVLFLLLNRFFLPTGAIIITLPLQFNTSVYDYVIVGGGTAGLVIANRLTENSSITVLVLEAGINDQKNVPLQVPFLGPILAPNTEFDWNTTTVVQPGLNNRTVPFNRGRVLGGSSSINFMFHQYGTMDDWNRLASVVGDPGWNWTNIRQYIAKHDKIVQPADAHDTTGQIVTADHGTAGEVPISLPGSNLSIDSRVLSTTQQLSAEFPFNEDTAGGNHTMLGLGFIQSSIGDGTRSSSSSTYLAGANDRPNLVVLVNATAVVLLQTGMNASSGEPVYGKLQFVQSPPPGNLTLGTKHTVTAMKSIILSAGTVGTSQLLQLSGIGDSTALTRLQIDTTIHNPSVGANLSDHILIPNIFQVTTNDTLDSLLRNTSGAAAAAMAQWKLNKTGDFANTVANNYGFVKIPDNSTIFKMAIDTAAGPNSPHWEIIFSNLFFQPGVEVPPTGNFLTVVTIIVAPKSRGTVALQSANPLIPPLVDPQYISAEFDKLAAIESVHGVQRFLAAPAWAGYISAPFGQTFAAALTGNDTLIEAYVRSVALSAFHGVGTAAMAPVGATWGVVNPDLTLKGAGGSVRIVDASVFPFTPSCHTQGPVYLLAERAADLIKAAQ, encoded by the exons ATGACTCCTGCTCCCTGGACGCTCCGATCTCATGCTTGCTTTTTCGTTCTATTTCTCCTATTGAATCGCTTTTTTCTGCCAACTGGAGCGATCATCATCACCCTTCCGTTACAGTTCAACACGTCTGTGTACGACTATGTGATTGTTGGTG GGGGCACAGCCGGGCTGGTCATCGCGAATCGGTTGACTGAAAACTCCTCGATAACCGTTCTAGTACTGGAGGCAGGAATCAA TGACCAGAAGAATGTTCCTCTTCAAGTGCCGTTTCTAGGGCCTATTTTGGCGCCGA ATACGGAGTTCGATTGGAATACAACAACCGTTGTTCAGCCGGGGTTGAACAATAGAACTGTGCCGTTCAATCGAGGCAGAGTTCTCGGAGGGTCTAGCAGCATTA ATTTTATGTTTCACCAGTACGGGACCATGGATGACTGGAATAGACTTGCTTCGGTTGTGGGTGATCCAGGGTGGAACTGGACCAATATCCGACAATATATCGCCAAA CACGATAAAATTGTACAACCAGCAGACGCCCACGATACCACCGGCCAGATTGTCACTGCAGACCACGGAACAGCCGGCGAAGTACCCATCAGCCTTCCAGGAAGTAACCTCTCCATAGACTCTCGCGTTCTAAGCACAACACAACAATTATCGGCCGAATTCCCGTTCAACGAGGACACAGCCGGCGGGAACCACACAATGCTTGGGCTCGGATTCATCCAGTCCAGTATAGGAGACGGCACTCGAAGCAGCTCGTCGAGTACGTATCTCGCCGGTGCGAATGACCGGCCGAATTTGGTAGTGCTCGTCAATGCAACCGCGGTGGTATTGCTCCAAACTGGAATGAACGCATCATCTGGCGAACCGGTATATGGAAAATTGCAGTTTGTCCAGTCCCCGCCTCCCGGGAATCTTACTCTCG GCACAAAGCATACTGTGACTGCGATGAAAAGCATCATTTTATCAGCTGGTACAGTTGGGACATCCCAGCTCCTGCAGCTGTCCGGGATCGGGGACAGCACCGCACTAACTCGTCTCCAAATTGACACAACCATCCACAATCCCTCCGTCGGGGCCAACTTGAGCGACCACATCCTCATTCCAAACATCTTCCAAGTCACCACGAACGACACCCTCGACTCACTACTTAGAAACACAAGTGGTGCTGCGGCAGCCGCAATGGCCCAGTGGAAGTTGAATAAGACGGGCGACTTTGCGAATACGGTTGCGAATAATTATGGGTTTGTCAAGATTCCGGATAACTCTACTATCTTCAAGATGGCAATTGATACAGCGGCTGGCCCAAATTCTCCGCACTGGGAGATTATATTCAGC AATTTATTTTTTCAGCCTGGCGTCGAAGTACCGCCCACCGGAAATTTCCTTACAGTCGTCACAATCATAGTCGCACCAAAGTCCC GCGGAACAGTGGCTTTGCAAAGTGCCAACCCGCTTATACCACCACTTGTGGACCCCCAATACATCTCCGCAGAATTTGACAAGCTTGCCGCGATCGAGTCTGTGCACGGTGTACAGCGCTTTCTTGCTGCGCCCGCGTGGGCGGGGTACATAAGTGCTCCGTTCGGGCAGACGTTCGCCGCTGCACTGACGGGAAACGACACGCTTATCGAGGCATACGTCCGGTCGGTTGCTCTGAGCGCGTTCCATGGGGTTGGCACGGCGGCGATGGCGCCTGTCGGTGCGACGTGGGGTGTGGTTAACCCGGATTTGACGCTGAAGGGAGCGGGGGGCAGTGTGCGCATTGTAGATGCGTCTGTGTTT CCATTTACACCGAGCTGTCATACACAAGGACCTGTATATCTACTTGCTGAGAGGGCAGCAGATTTAATCAAAGCGGCGCAATGA
- a CDS encoding Stretch-activated cation channel MID1 produces MEAGLNILLSNVSKLYSTFELEYVRSKTTTTTTSLLHLPLLLLFFFLTSFLPYTHAQSRPLLPLNRVSSFTSSRLSPASRSFAIPKQDADGEYGVSVALCSSESSANVDKNTNLRFFVTNASNWDTQDDPGPSSPGFQDTWEIELKDGVGSWRGMFPNGGVLAVEGDEDGVDFDVGVAEGDPIHQTLDALPLLGDTTSNQALIFSAPFLALPDNTDLNRRPTYPNYTLPAANMSQPPLPAGVSPPNMTLLITVTNPNNVELRTGCALLTREDSVGTIASETVWARGDALGWRMQWVVEGLTPSTNYTAYVVVDETKVSGPVYFATKSAAFTCPLVHSLPYCPSISYAVPLPPPSNGDTYTDAASTLPSTLTTPLLSYFANFTAVLTTHACGRDWYSPVVGCDDCERAYRAWLCAVSFVRCGEEPASGASLAEGASGPQKRQSQQQKPLTIPTPPRPALQSIPPSSTPRNPFLPVLQTGYTALLPCVEQCYAADRACPPFVGFRCPGVVEFGTTTVGAKASYGVGYLDGEDGEEGAGATRVAQDRWGNVWCNYV; encoded by the exons ATGGAGGCAGGTTTGAACATCTTGTTGTCCAACGTTTCAAAATTATATTCAACGTTCGAATTGGAATACGTACGCAGTAA gacgacgacgacgacgacgtctctcctccacctcccgctcctcctcctcttcttcttcctcaccTCATTCCTCCCTTACACCCACGCCCAATCGCGCCCTCTCCTCCCACTCAACCGCGTCTCCTCGTTCACATCTTCCCGCCTCTCCCCCGCCTCGCGTTCCTTTGCTATTCCAAAGCAAGATGCGGACGGGGAGTACGGCGTGAGTGTTGCTCTGTGCAGCAGTGAGTCGAGTGCAAATGTGGATAAGAACACGAATCTGAGATTCTTTGTGACAAACGCGAGCAATTGGGACACACAGGACGATCCGGGTCCATCGAGTCCTGGCTTTCAGGATACGTGGGAGATTGAGCTCAAAGATGGTGTGGGCAGCTGGAGGGGGATGTTTCCGAACGGTGGGGTGCTGGCTGTTGAGGGTGATGAGGACGGTGTGGATTTCGATGTGGGTGTGGCTGAGGGTG ACCCCATCCACCAAACTCTCGATGCACTCCCCCTGCTCGGCGACACCACGTCGAACCAAGCTCTCATTTTCTCCGCGCCCTTTCTCGCACTGCCAGACAACACTGACCTCAACCGTAGACCGACATATCCAAACTACACACTGCCCGCTGCAAACATGTCCCAGCCACCGCTTCCTGCTGGGGTCTCACCACCGAACATGACCCTGCTCATCACCGTTACCAATCCCAACAACGTAGAACTAAGGACAGGTTGCGCCCTCCTTACCCGAGAAGACAGCGTCGGGACGATCGCGAGCGAGACTGTATGGGCACGCGGCGATGCTCTTGGGTGGAGGATGCAGTGGGTCGTGGAGGGCCTGACGCCGTCGACGAATTACACGGCGTATGTCGTGGTGGACGAGACAAAGGTCAGCGGGCCAGTGTATTTTGCTACCAAGTCTG CGGCGTTTACGTGCCCACTGGTGCACTCTCTGCCCTACTGCCCGTCTATATCGTATGCCGtgcctctccctcctccatctAACGGCGACACATACACCGACGCGGCATCCACGCTCCCATCAACCTTAACCACCCCCCTGCTAAGCTACTTTGCGAACTTTACGGCAGTGCTGACGACGCACGCGTGTGGGCGTGACTGGTACTCACCCGTGGTGGGGTGCGATGATTGTGAGCGTGCGTACAGGGCGTGGCTTTGTGCAGTGTCGTTTGTGAGGTGTGGGGAAGAGCCGGCATCGGGGGCGTCTTTGGCGGAAGGAGCTTCGGGCCCTCAGAAAAGACAATCCCAACAACAAAAACCACTCACCATCCCCACCCCGCCTCGTCCGGCCCTCCAGTCCATTCCACCCTCTTCGACCCCGCGCAACCCGTTCCTACCCGTGCTACAGACAGGGTATACAGCACTGCTACCGTGTGTGGAGCAGTGCTATGCTGCGGATCGCGCGTGTCCGCCTTTTGTTGGGTTTCGGTGTCCAGGGGTTGTTGAATTTG GAACAACCACAGTAGGCGCTAAGGCGAGCTATGGAGTTGGATATCTCGATGGTGAGGATGGGGAAGAGGGAGCGGGAGCTACGCGTGTTGCGCAGGATCGGTGGGGGAATGTGTGGTGTAATTATGTATAA
- a CDS encoding Short-chain dehydrogenase/reductase ucsE, translating into MTTLANKTVVVVGGSSGIGFAVALGALQSQASVVIIASSAQSRVDDALARLRSYNLPGEVRGEVLDAKDSNAVKEFAISLGTVDHIVWTSADVPKAEQGTGTFPFSNADTVEQGQGSFTVKFWGPFILSKHAKFHPGGSLTLTSGLAGFKPFPGGSLGSGVSTALEGLTRGLAVDLAPVRVNLISPGLLVEKIFGQHKDQAVSTLSEKTVLKRGGSPSECAEAYLFVMKCGYITGQNICVEGGYLLT; encoded by the exons ATGACAACACTGGCGAACAAAactgtcgtcgtcgtaggAGGCTCCTCCGGAATCGGATTCGCCGTTGCGCTTGGAGCACTCCAATCGCAAGCGAGCGTCGTGATCATTGCTTCGAGCGCGCAATCGCGCGTCGACGACGCCCTCGCGAGGCTTAGATCGTATAACCTGCCTGGGGAGGTCCGTGGCGAGGTTTTAGACGCCAAAGACTCGAACGCGGTCAAAGAATTCGCTATCTCACTCGGGACTGTTGACCATATCGTCTGGACCAGTGCTGATGTCCCCAAAGCTGAGCAGGGGACTGGCACATTTCCTTTTTCAAACGCGGACACTGTCGAGCAGGGGCAAG GAAGCTTCACTGTCAAATTCTGGGGGCCATTTATTCTCTCAAAGCATGCAAAGTTCCATCCAGGTGGATCGTTAACGCTCACATCTG GGCTGGCTGGTTTCAAGCCGTTCCCTGGAGGCTCGCTTGGGAGTGGCGTTTCGACTGCTCTCGAGGGATTGACCAGAGGTCTGGCTGTGGACCTCGCACCTGTTCGAGTGAATCTCATCTCCCCAGGCTTG CTCGTTGAAAAGATCTTCGGACAACATAAAGATCAGGCAGTGTCTACTTTGAGCGAGAAAACTGTCTTAAAACGAGGTGGCTCTCCGAGCGAG TGCGCCGAGGCATATCTCTTCGTTATGAAGTGTGGGTATATTACCGGCCAAAACATTTGCGTAGAAGGAGGTTATTTACTCACATAG